Part of the Rhizoctonia solani chromosome 2, complete sequence genome is shown below.
TCAGCCGGAATATGTGCAAATGTGGGTGAAAATAAATCGATGTacgaggtggaggtgcatGTGGAGGCGTTCTTGGCTCTAGCTCATTGCAAACGATGGTATCTAAATTAATCATCGTTTTTGACAATTGACACTCGTCCAAAAGGTAAGCATAAACTCGAGTCACAAGTTGAAATAGTATACGTTAAACAAAGATAACCCATTTCGAGGCGTATTTAATTAAGGGCAGGCGCTCGACGGATTCGGACAACTAGTTTGTTGATAACATCAGACTTCCGCGCATGCACGTGAGTCCTGGGGGACATCCGGGAACCCAAATCTTACTTCAACAACCATGTCCACCGGTATAGTCCCACGAGAGTTGACACCAGAAGAGCGCGAAAAGCTTATTCAAGCGGCCATCGAAGGTACCTTGTTCCTCTCGTGTGAGTGCGAAGAATAACGCTCACTGTTGTGGTCCCAAGCCAAGGGCAAGGCTTATAGCCCTTATTCAAACTTCCGCGTTGGTGCCGCACTATTTGCAACAGACGGGAACATTATTTTGGGTAGCAACATTGAGAATGCCTCTTACGGTAGGTGTGAATTTTCCTTTTGCCGATTTGATTGCATTGAGTTGTGCTTTCAAAGGGGGGACTATATGTGCCGAACGTACGGCCCTGGTCAAGGCAGTTGTACGTCCTTTAGTATTCGGATAGCATTATACCAAGATTGAGAGCATAAAAGAGCGAAGGCACCAAAAGTTTCTTAGCTATTGCGGTGACGAGGTATGTCTCACCCCGTCTCATCGTCGTGTCCGAGACGTTATATTCCCTCGTTACGTAGTGACGTCGATGAAATCGTGTCTCCGTGTGGCATTTGCCGTCAATTTATTCGCGAATTCTGCTCGCTCAAGACACCTATTTATATGGTCAAGTCGAGCTATACTCCAGCCACTTCCGACACCGCAGTCAAGGCCGTTCTTCTAGAGGATATTCTTCCGTATAGTTTTGGACCGGAGCATCTGGAGATGCCAAGAACTTAGTGGGGCACCCCGTTTTCGAATTCATTCAGCCAAGCACGAGTGTATGCTCAAATTCAATCAATCAATCTCCATCGTGAAACAAGCTTATTTTATCCTTGTGTTCCTAAATACAATATCTAACATCTACTCTCCTCGTCCGAGCTTATCCAACGACGCTGCACCACGTTCGTACCACTCTTCCCTGGTGACCCAGAACTCGTTGCGTGATTTCATGATATCTGCAAGCACCGCACCACCAAGGAAGACCATGTGCTTTCGGCGAGGAGGGTCCTCAATGCGCATTTTGAAGTTCTATTAGCGGAGGATTAGTGGTGTCATATGACATGCTGAAAACCAAACTCACGCGTAGCCTGCTTGTGTCCCCTCCAAGAACTCGTGTCAAGTACAGTTGCTTCATCTCTTTTTCAAGACGTGAAGGGAGGCCTGGGTACATGCTGGATCCACCAGAGAGAACAATGTGCTTATAGAGTTCGGCACGAGTGTCGACTGCAGCTGATTGAATTGTTTGGAAAAGCATTTCTAAGAGGGAAATCAGTTGGATTGTAGGGTAAGAGTGTACAGGCGGAGATTACCTGCTACACCCGGTTGTTCAACGTCCAC
Proteins encoded:
- a CDS encoding deoxycytidylate deaminase (dCMP deaminase), which encodes MSTGIVPRELTPEEREKLIQAAIEAKGKAYSPYSNFRVGAALFATDGNIILGSNIENASYGGTICAERTALVKAVSEGTKSFLAIAVTSDVDEIVSPCGICRQFIREFCSLKTPIYMVKSSYTPATSDTAVKAVLLEDILPYSFGPEHLEMPRT